Part of the Sorghum bicolor cultivar BTx623 chromosome 1, Sorghum_bicolor_NCBIv3, whole genome shotgun sequence genome, GATGCTAGGGCATTAAATATACTCCTTTCACAAAGACTGAGTCAAATATGAAATAAAGAAGAATAAACATGGTTACCTCTGATTTTGTCTGCAAAGGCTCCAGAATGGAAACCAATTTTTTTATGTCAGGCCGATCTCTTGGCTCATATTGTAGACACTGAGAAGCAAGGTTCACCAATGTAGTAGCCACCTCAGTTGAGTAGTTCCCCTCCAAATGTGAATCCATAACTGCTTGGATGTTTCTGCCTCTCATGATATCAAGTGCCTGCGTGCAACAAACGCATACATGCATTACTATCAGCGTGCATACATGTgtgtttagttttatgcttgcaTAACAAATTATGCAGGGTGTCATTTCCACAGTGCAGATTGTGCTCAAATTATATGAGCTAAAGATGTGTCAGAGATTCAGTTTGAGGAAAAAAATCACTGCAAGCATGGGTGTTCTACCTGTATCCAACTGGCATGTGTATTTCTATTTTTGTGGAAACAGGCCTCATATCTAACGAAGCATAAGACATTTCTAGCAAGAAACTTACATGTGAAGGTGGTATACGTTTCCCACTGAGAAGGTCAAGGAGTACAGTACCAAAACTGAATATGACACTTTCTGGAGTAACCCTGCCTGCAAGAACAAAACTTTCCTCAGAAAAATATACACTTGAAGCATTTCTTGCTGTTTTTTTGGTCATTACTTATTGATTTCAATAACATACAGAGACCGAGGACTAACCAGACCATCTGACAGCACCTGGTAACTGCCTTACCAAGGGCGCAATATGCTCAATTTAAACAGCACATACAAGGGAATCAGAAAACCATAAACTGTGTCTCACTAGTCCTTCCGAAAAGCTAAATTCCAGATGTATGCTATTTTGTCTTTTACAAGGGAATAAAAAGATCAACACTATAATTATGGAACTCAACTTCCAGAAATGATGTCACTATAATAACAACAAAAAAATGTTTGTCTGCTGGAATTATCAGTTATACAGAGCATTGAGCAAGTGTTGAAAAATATATTTTCCACTGGTAAGTGCAGTAGAATAATGGCAGTCGGAAAGACAGTGTTATAAACATAACTAAGTTTAATAAGAGAAACCATGAAAGGTGAAATATTTCGTTACTTAACAtgaaactaaaaactgcttccagaaaaaaaaacatgaaaGTGAAGAGATAGGCACCATTTCTCAGATATTCTGGAGGTGTATATGCTAGGTTCGTGCTATAGCTTTTTCCATCCCTGCTGTTTTTCATCAGACCAAAGCATGACAGACGAGGGTCACCATTCTGCAATCAGAAAGTTTATTACAACTATAAAATTTCGTTTGAAAATAAGACAATTAGTACAAAATGACATATTCAACTGCTGGATGCAATTAGGAGTATCAACTTATAAAACATAATCTTTGACATTGTATGCCATGCTATGAGTCCAATATAAGTTCTGCCATTCCCAGTATAATACTAATGGTATTGCCAAACACAATAAATATTACTAGTCAATATGTCATTGATAGAAATATCAAGAACATATGCCACGTGGTCATCAATCAGACTCATTAATCAGGCTTTATGCACCACTTGCAGTACCCTATATTCAAACAAGGTGCACAGGTTGCCCATTTACCTCATCAAAGAGGACCCTGTAAGCATTTAGGTCATGATATAAAGGCCGCCCCTTGATACTACAGTACTCCAATGCTTGCGAAATGTAGTATGCAACTCTCAGACGCATAGCCCATTCAATACTCTGGTTTTCCCCTGCACATGAGAAAAACCATAGCGACCAATAAATCAGAAGTTAATTATTTGCTTGTTTATGCATGTTAAGTAAAACCATCTGATAAATGCAACCAGTATCGCCATGTTACTAAAGATAAAAACAAACGATCAAACTCCAAACTCCTGAACTCACGAATTTCAATTTAGTTTCCCCTTTGTACTGATATGATAATCAGAATCAGAACAGCTCGCACAGAAAACTGATGTAATAATGAGAATCAAAGTAGAACATTTCGCCTGTCTTGTGCCAAATAACTAACTTATTCACTATCACCAAAATTCCACGACATCAGCATATAGTATACTACAGTAGTGAGTCCCAGTCTTTGGAACATGATCAAATGGTGCATCCAGGTAACACGAACTGCAGAGCACGAAGAGGGCTCACAGTGAAAAAGGTGCTTGGCGAGGGTATCGTTGGGCATGAACTCGGCGACGAGCAGGCGCTCGTCGCCGTCGCAGCAGTAGCCGATCAGGTTCGCCATCCTCCGGTGCCGGAGGCCTCCGACCCCCTTCGCCTCCTCCTGCAGTGATCAAATCAACTAGTACCTGTGAAAAACCCAGGCCAGGCACACCGAGGGCGCCCCCCACCAGTTCCGCGCCGCGGGAACGAGGCCAAAAGAAAGCAATCGAACTTTTGCTTGCTTGCCTACCGCGAACTGCTTGGGGTCAGGCCACGCGAGCTTGGCGAACTTCTTCACGGCAATTGCGCGCGGCGGGGCCGGGGCACCGCGGGGTGCCTTGAGCTGGCCCCTGTAGACGAGGTTGGGCGCCTTCTCGCCGCTCTCGGAGACGATGTTCTGCGGCGCGAACCCGGCCGTGGCCGCACGGAGCTCCGCCAGCGAGAACTCGGCGAACACCGGGACgtccccggcggcggcgcgggccggggccggggccgggggcGCAGCCTGGTGCGCGTTCAGGGAGAAGGACGGGCCGTTGTTcgtcggtggcggcggcggcgggcggtggCGGGGCGGCTTCTCCGCCGCGTGGGGCCCCGGCCGCAGCGAGGAGCGGCAGCAACCCATCAAGTCAAGTGTGAAAGGCGTGCGGCCTTGCGGTGCGGGCCGTTTCCCTCCCTTTGCGCGGGTGTGCTCGTGTGCGTGTGCGCGTGGCGTGTGCGGAGGAGACAGTTTTTGTAAACTTGCCCCTGATTCTGATTCTCTGGGCTGGGCCTGGTTTGGTTTGTTCGGTCCGGGGTCTTGGGTTTTCGCGCCGTGCCCGTGCGGTTCGTGTCTATGGACTCCGTGATATACGTTCAGACGGCTAGCATGTCGTCAAGGTCCGTTTGGTAGGCCTTCTTTAACAGCTTTAGGAGTTGTTTTCTGTTAAATTATGTAAAATGAAATGATTTTATCAATAAAGTTTCTAAAAACATGAGAAAGAAGATAAAAATAATGGCTTCTTTCGGCTTTATCTCATCCTACATAGTATTctatgaaaacatattttaaGAAAAGCCACATGTAGAGCTGTTTTGCCAAACCATTTACTAAAACAGCTATAGCTCCACTGACAGAGTTGTTCACAGAGCtgaaacacaaaaaaaaaacagcttcactgaTGAAGTGGAGCCGTGCCAAACAAGAACTAGTTCATctcaaaatctaaattttttttaagtttcttcattacatcgaatcttataacacatgcatggagtattaaatatagataaaaagttaactaattatacagtttgcctgtaatttacgagacgaatcttttgaaactagttagtccatagttagacaataattaccaaatacaaacagaAATGTTatcgtgtcaaaatctaaaaaaaaatgaatctaaacaaagcctcaatATAATACGCGTTGTGTGCTTGCACTTGTATCAGCATTGTTCATTGTGTTGCTGCAATGCTCCTATATACTTGTGCCACTGCCACAGCTTAGCACAAATGGTCGACGCAATGTCAGTTGCTCTCCCACCAAACTCACTGCATTTTTTCTTAATCGACTTCCCTTTTGCAGTTTCGTATGTCGCAGTTACAAAGGACGAACTGGGAGGCACGCAAACACACGCAAACACGGCAGGCCCAGTTGACATGTTTCAAAGTCACACAAACGCGGCGCGCAGGCCCAATTGATGCTCCGGACTCGGACGTCCCTCGACTTCGACTCGACTGGTGTCCAAGCGAACACGTGAACTTTTTTTAACGAATCAAGCAGGAGAACTGTCCATTATATTAAAACAAAGATAAATTCAGCCTAGGCAACAACAAACAACATACAAAAAaataaacaacaacaacaataacaacaactcgGGTCGATTGGATTGAAACATCAACACGCGCCGATCTTAAACTCACAAGAAAAACAACTTTGGACAGTTGGATAGGGACATGGACATGAGCCAAACAAAGCCGAAAATTCAAAAAAAGCCGCACACAACACCGCCTCCAAACCACCATCAACCAGTTGCCACATTGTACTACCGTCCCCCAAACGATGAAGACGTCAAGACGAAACATCGTAGTCACCACTCGCGTTGTCTTTGTCGACGAAATCCCACATCGAGATAGCTCGCTGAGAAGCAGAGCTAGTCGCCACAGGCCGCTGCAAGCCGTGTAGCCCTCCCATAATTGAATCCGCTTGCGCCGGCCTCCTCGCCGTCTTTGTGGTCACAATTGGCACACGGTCTCACTAGACCACCACCCTCCACTAGCAAATAGGCACCAAGCCCTCCATTCGCTATGTCCATGCACTCCTCTCCCTTCCACCACCATGGACACCAATAACTCGAATCCTCAACTAGGTCTTCACCTTTCTTGCCATGACACCGACCACTACCACAGATGGCACAACCTTCCAAAGCAACGCCTCTAATGAGGGGCACGACGCCACCGACATCATCGTCACCTGACCAAAAGGTCAAGGTTATACTCCCAGGAAGAACACGCCACAAAAGAGGAGAGGGGCCTTTCGATAAACGCTTCTAAGAAAGTAAACGGTACCCGAAGGTGTCGTCATCGTCGACCCAAAGAATGGGTAAAGCTTTCACCATAGCCCCCCAGCCTGTGTCTGCTGCAATAGCCTTTCCCGTCGAGCCCGTCGATAGGGTTGCCTACCCTAGGCTAGAGGATGTCTTCACGGTCGCTGCCACCAAATTGTGAGGTTCATGTGCCCCGCTCGGCCCACCTCAACGCCATGGTACTGTAGACACGAAAACGAGGAGGCCATTGTCGTCCATGACACCATGGTGCCAACGCCGCATAACTAGCATAGGGCGTCGACTCCTCGCAGCAACCACGCCATAGTGGTGGCACTTTGGCACAGCTACCGCCAACCTGGCTGCCCGCCAGGGGGCGTGCCCGAACACTGCCTCGATAGCCAGCACCGAGCACCTCATAGCCATTGTGGTCTGCCAGCATCGAAAAACCTACAACTGTTGTCAGACGCCTCATGGTCGCTGCACACCGACGTCGGGCACTCTGGTTGAGGAGGGTGTGGTCTGCGCACCAGTAGCCTAGAGCGAGCCACCGTTGTGTCGTAGCAACCTCTTGGACACCAGACCTGCCCAAGGGATCAGTGGATCCACGCGCATCGAGCCAAAATCCCATCGTCGGTCGTCGCCGTCATGTAGACCTACCTCGAGAGCACCTctaggagagagaaga contains:
- the LOC8062853 gene encoding probable serine/threonine-protein kinase At4g35230 isoform X1, producing MGCCRSSLRPGPHAAEKPPRHRPPPPPPTNNGPSFSLNAHQAAPPAPAPARAAAGDVPVFAEFSLAELRAATAGFAPQNIVSESGEKAPNLVYRGQLKAPRGAPAPPRAIAVKKFAKLAWPDPKQFAEEAKGVGGLRHRRMANLIGYCCDGDERLLVAEFMPNDTLAKHLFHWENQSIEWAMRLRVAYYISQALEYCSIKGRPLYHDLNAYRVLFDENGDPRLSCFGLMKNSRDGKSYSTNLAYTPPEYLRNGRVTPESVIFSFGTVLLDLLSGKRIPPSHALDIMRGRNIQAVMDSHLEGNYSTEVATTLVNLASQCLQYEPRDRPDIKKLVSILEPLQTKSEVPSYVMLGIPKPVEESQAPPTPQHPLSPMGEACSRMDLTAIHQFLFTAHYSDDDGNNELSFQEWTQQMRDMLDARKRGDSAFKDKDFKAAIDCYSQFVDVGTMMSPTIFARRSLCYLMCDQPDAALRDAMQAQIVYPDWPTAFYMQAVALSKLNMQSDAVDMLNEASQLEEKRQKSTRVL
- the LOC8062853 gene encoding probable serine/threonine-protein kinase At4g35230 isoform X2 gives rise to the protein MGCCRSSLRPGPHAAEKPPRHRPPPPPPTNNGPSFSLNAHQAAPPAPAPARAAAGDVPVFAEFSLAELRAATAGFAPQNIVSESGEKAPNLVYRGQLKAPRGAPAPPRAIAVKKFAKLAWPDPKQFAEEAKGVGGLRHRRMANLIGYCCDGDERLLVAEFMPNDTLAKHLFHWENQSIEWAMRLRVAYYISQALEYCSIKGRPLYHDLNAYRVLFDENGDPRLSCFGLMKNSRDGKSYSTNLAYTPPEYLRNGRVTPESVIFSFGTVLLDLLSGKRIPPSHALDIMRGRNIQAVMDSHLEGNYSTEVATTLVNLASQCLQYEPRDRPDIKKLVSILEPLQTKSEVPSYVMLGIPKPVEESQAPPTPQHPLSPMGEACSRMDLTAIHQFLFTAHYSDDDGNNELSFQEWTQQMRDMLDARKRGDSAFKDKDFKAAIDCYSQVVC